From Penaeus monodon isolate SGIC_2016 chromosome 42, NSTDA_Pmon_1, whole genome shotgun sequence, one genomic window encodes:
- the LOC119599104 gene encoding uncharacterized protein LOC119599104 gives MGHGGWNVYGNVYKKLFRSLIFRVVPQSHSAIALSHGTFHITSTRCLSSAKEIPGPKALPIAGVLLSVLSDKDFDKNNIHLYFKKLFKIYGPVVKLKFPGKPTMVILNDPEDMKWIYHCTKDSPVREGLQALKKARYLDEYFEKKGGIVVEDGEEWWRVRGGSRYLS, from the exons atggGACATGGTGGCTGGAATGTGTATGGAAATGTGTATAA GAAACTCTTTCGGTCCCTGATTTTCCGTGTAGTGCCACAGAGTCATTCTGCCATAGCCCTCTCCCATGGCACTTTCCATATCACCTCCACTCGGTGCCTCAGTAGTGCCAAGGAAATCCCGGGGCCAAAAGCACTTCCCATAGCAGGTGTTTTGCTCTCCGTATTATCGGATAAAG ATTTTGACAAGAATAATATCCATCTGTATTTCAAGAAGCTTTTCAAGATCTATGGTCCAGTTGTCAAGCTGAAGTTTCCGGGAAAACCAACAATGGTCATTCTCAATGACCCGGAAGACATGAAGTGGATCTATCACTGCACAAAGGACAGTCCTGTGAGAGAGGGACTCCAGGCACTCAAAAAGGCCCGCTATTTGGACGagtattttgagaaaaaagggggtataGTTGTTGA
- the LOC119599470 gene encoding cytochrome P450 302a1, mitochondrial-like, protein MVGAVSALDESQFAQPQDFVPDRWLQHRPLGQIHPYASLPFSHGTRMCIGIRIMEQILSIFIARTLQHYNLEWRGEDLRRKHTQVFQPVGPFSLAFTERN, encoded by the exons ATGGTGGGTGCTGTCTCTGCCTTGGATGAGTCACAGTTTGCTCAGCCACAAGACTTTGTCCCTGATCGCTGGCTGCAGCATCGTCCCCTGGGCCAGATCCATCCTTATGCCTCACTGCCATTTTCACATGGAACGCGCATGTGCATTGGTATTCGCATCATGGAACAGATTCTGTCTATTTTCATAGCAAGG ACTCTCCAACACTACAACCTTGAGTGGAGAGGTGAGGACCTCCGCAGAAAACACACTCAAGTATTTCAGCCTGTGGGACCGTTTTCCCTTGCATTTACAGAACGGAATTAG